One stretch of Streptomyces sp. NBC_01142 DNA includes these proteins:
- a CDS encoding M1 family metallopeptidase: MAPAAALLLLTGCTDGATGVQGKPGAAGVRDPYFPKLGNGGYDVQHYALTLDVDPDTGRLKGTAEITARATQDLSAFNLDLHGMTVDGATVDGEKAAANRAGDELTLRPHRDLDKGRTFRTVVRYSGVPKTITDDDDTEEGWLKTADGALAVGEPTGSMAWFPGNHHPSDKATYDITVTVPKELEAISNGELKSRRTKSEGAKGERTTFAWHTGEPMASYLATLAIGDYRVKASRTPAGLPVLTAADPAVAGRSAALLARIPEIMEWGTENFGPYPFSSTGAIVVPDGEVGYALETQNRPVFPEGQFDTETLVHELAHQWYGNSVTPESWKDMWLNEGFATYAEWIWAEDFEDVPAQKSFDKEFAKADNWAFPPADPPTAADISESPVYGRGAMVLHKVRQAVGDDAFYEILQGWAKKNRHANASTDDFTAYVEEKAGKDLTGLWDTWLYGKDKPEQP; this comes from the coding sequence CTGGCGCCCGCCGCCGCCCTGCTGCTCCTGACGGGCTGCACGGACGGCGCTACCGGCGTCCAGGGAAAGCCGGGCGCCGCGGGCGTCCGCGATCCGTACTTCCCCAAGCTCGGCAACGGCGGTTACGACGTCCAGCACTACGCCCTGACCCTCGACGTCGACCCGGACACGGGCCGTCTGAAGGGCACCGCCGAGATCACCGCCCGCGCCACCCAGGACCTGAGCGCCTTCAACCTCGACCTGCACGGGATGACGGTCGACGGCGCGACCGTCGACGGTGAGAAGGCCGCCGCCAACCGGGCCGGCGACGAGCTGACACTGCGCCCGCACCGCGACCTCGACAAGGGCAGGACCTTCCGCACCGTCGTCCGCTACTCCGGCGTCCCGAAGACGATCACGGACGACGACGACACGGAGGAAGGCTGGCTGAAGACCGCGGACGGCGCGCTCGCGGTCGGGGAGCCCACCGGGTCGATGGCCTGGTTCCCCGGCAATCACCACCCGTCGGACAAGGCGACGTACGACATCACGGTGACGGTGCCCAAGGAGCTGGAGGCCATCTCCAACGGTGAGTTGAAGAGCCGGCGGACGAAGAGCGAGGGGGCGAAGGGCGAGCGCACCACCTTCGCCTGGCACACGGGGGAGCCGATGGCGAGCTATCTCGCCACGCTCGCGATCGGCGACTACCGGGTCAAGGCTTCCCGTACCCCCGCCGGACTGCCGGTCCTCACCGCCGCCGACCCGGCCGTGGCCGGACGCAGCGCGGCTCTCCTCGCCAGGATCCCCGAGATCATGGAGTGGGGTACGGAGAACTTCGGCCCGTACCCCTTCTCCTCCACCGGCGCGATCGTCGTGCCGGACGGCGAGGTCGGCTACGCCCTGGAGACCCAGAACAGGCCCGTCTTCCCCGAGGGACAGTTCGACACCGAGACCCTCGTCCATGAGCTGGCCCACCAGTGGTACGGCAACTCCGTGACCCCCGAGTCATGGAAGGACATGTGGCTCAACGAAGGCTTCGCCACCTACGCGGAGTGGATCTGGGCCGAGGACTTCGAGGACGTACCGGCCCAGAAGAGCTTTGACAAGGAATTCGCAAAAGCGGACAACTGGGCTTTCCCGCCCGCCGATCCGCCCACCGCGGCGGACATCTCCGAGTCTCCGGTGTACGGGCGCGGCGCGATGGTGCTGCACAAGGTGCGTCAGGCGGTCGGTGACGACGCGTTCTACGAGATCCTGCAGGGCTGGGCGAAGAAGAACCGCCACGCCAACGCCTCCACCGACGACTTCACGGCGTACGTCGAGGAGAAGGCCGGCAAGGATCTGACCGGGCTCTGGGACACCTGGCTCTACGGCAAGGACAAGCCGGAACAGCCCTAG